In Streptomyces zhihengii, a single genomic region encodes these proteins:
- the cas6e gene encoding type I-E CRISPR-associated protein Cas6/Cse3/CasE, with amino-acid sequence MYLTRFRINTSRSSARALLASPQRLHGAVDMAFPKPPPRDGNGPRVLWRLDQAPTNRINLLISSPDRPDLTHLAEQAGWPTLGTEGWTTFAYGEFLNKLAAGGEWAFRLTANPLHYIRREQDPPGSPTKRAPHMTVGHQIGWLIKHQERAGFEVLPNEQAPTDNDTKADAGAEEPPMQWRYQLVVHERTPVRFPQRAERSKSRRETSSSPGADVRFTRATFDGQLRITDLAAFRRTLTHGMGKSKAYGCGLMTLAPVR; translated from the coding sequence ATGTACCTGACCCGCTTCCGCATCAACACATCCCGCTCCAGCGCCCGTGCACTCCTCGCCTCGCCTCAGCGCCTGCACGGAGCCGTCGACATGGCGTTCCCCAAGCCCCCGCCCCGCGACGGCAACGGACCCCGGGTGCTGTGGCGCCTCGACCAGGCCCCGACCAACCGCATCAACCTGCTCATTTCAAGCCCCGACCGCCCCGACCTCACCCACCTCGCCGAGCAAGCCGGCTGGCCCACCTTGGGCACCGAAGGATGGACCACCTTCGCCTACGGGGAGTTTCTGAACAAGCTCGCAGCGGGCGGCGAGTGGGCATTCCGGCTCACCGCCAACCCCCTGCATTACATCCGTCGCGAACAGGACCCGCCCGGCTCCCCCACCAAGCGGGCACCCCACATGACAGTAGGACACCAGATCGGCTGGCTGATCAAACACCAGGAACGAGCCGGATTCGAAGTCCTCCCCAACGAACAGGCCCCCACCGACAACGACACGAAGGCCGACGCGGGAGCCGAAGAGCCTCCGATGCAGTGGCGCTACCAACTCGTCGTCCACGAACGCACACCAGTACGCTTCCCACAACGCGCGGAGCGCTCAAAGAGCCGCCGCGAAACCAGCTCCAGCCCGGGCGCAGACGTGCGCTTCACCCGAGCCACCTTCGACGGCCAACTGCGCATCACCGACCTCGCCGCCTTCCGCCGCACACTGACCCACGGAATGGGAAAGTCAAAGGCCTACGGGTGCGGCCTCATGACCCTCGCACCGGTGCGGTAG